From Desulfonatronum thiosulfatophilum, a single genomic window includes:
- a CDS encoding flagellar protein FlaG: protein MELVSVVEKIASPSEETLLNNVEKIDEKAKMTVEPGGHGPDGISPRQAKNILMEAMDVAKDRLDGTGLNVRLKMTDKSERFQVEVYNPETKEVLRRFPPDEIIRLAESIDEMAGLIVDRSL from the coding sequence ATGGAACTGGTAAGTGTTGTGGAAAAAATTGCATCCCCTTCAGAAGAGACATTGCTGAACAATGTCGAGAAGATCGATGAAAAAGCAAAAATGACTGTCGAGCCTGGTGGTCATGGTCCTGACGGCATTTCTCCAAGACAGGCCAAGAACATTTTGATGGAGGCCATGGATGTCGCCAAGGACAGGTTGGACGGAACGGGATTGAATGTGCGGCTGAAAATGACCGACAAGAGCGAACGGTTTCAGGTGGAGGTCTACAATCCGGAAACCAAGGAGGTGTTGCGACGTTTTCCGCCGGACGAGATCATCCGACTGGCTGAATCCATTGACGAAATGGCCGGCTTGATCGTGGATCGCTCACTGTAA
- a CDS encoding flagellin, with protein sequence MSLTINNNLMAQNAARNLAQSYGRLGTSTERLSSGLRINSAADDAAGLAIRELMRAEISSMRQGIRNANDAISMIQTADGALAVIDEKLIRMKELATQAATGTYNSDQRLIIDSEYQAMASEITRIANATKFNGIYLLNGNLSSSAANAANWGGDHKGEGLNSTGPLKIHFGPANSSAEDYYYIAIGNSTASALGVGSSANRGAKSAPHLEESAGYSISTQQGAQQALDALENAILSKDNIRASLGALQNRLANTITNLSIQAENLQAAESRISDADVALEMTEFVRNQIITQAAVAMLAQANSLPRMAMQLISG encoded by the coding sequence ATGTCTTTGACTATCAATAACAACTTAATGGCCCAGAATGCCGCCCGGAACCTTGCCCAAAGTTATGGCAGGCTTGGGACGTCCACGGAACGGCTTTCTTCAGGTTTGCGCATCAACAGCGCCGCGGACGACGCCGCGGGTTTGGCTATTCGCGAATTGATGCGCGCGGAGATTTCCTCCATGCGCCAGGGCATCCGCAATGCCAACGACGCCATCTCCATGATCCAGACCGCGGACGGAGCCTTGGCCGTTATCGACGAAAAGCTGATCCGGATGAAGGAACTGGCCACTCAGGCCGCCACCGGCACCTACAATTCGGACCAGCGCCTGATCATCGACTCGGAATACCAGGCCATGGCCTCGGAAATCACCCGAATTGCCAACGCCACCAAGTTCAACGGGATCTACCTCCTGAACGGCAACCTTTCTTCTTCAGCCGCAAACGCAGCCAATTGGGGTGGAGATCATAAAGGCGAAGGATTGAATTCAACTGGACCGCTTAAAATCCATTTCGGGCCGGCAAACAGTAGTGCTGAGGATTACTACTATATCGCCATCGGCAATTCCACGGCCTCGGCTTTGGGAGTGGGCAGCAGCGCGAATAGAGGGGCCAAAAGTGCTCCACACCTGGAGGAGAGCGCAGGATATTCCATTTCCACCCAACAGGGCGCCCAGCAAGCGCTTGATGCCCTGGAGAATGCCATCCTTTCCAAAGATAATATTCGAGCTAGCCTCGGCGCTCTGCAAAACCGCCTGGCCAACACCATCACCAACCTCTCCATCCAGGCCGAAAACCTTCAGGCGGCGGAATCACGGATTTCAGACGCGGATGTGGCTCTGGAGATGACCGAGTTCGTGCGCAACCAGATCATCACCCAGGCTGCGGTTGCCATGCTGGCCCAGGCCAACTCCCTGCCCAGAATGGCCATGCAGCTCATCAGCGGTTAG